One Tolypothrix bouteillei VB521301 DNA window includes the following coding sequences:
- a CDS encoding ArsC/Spx/MgsR family protein — protein MARIIFYEKPGCRGSVKQKTLLTAAGHQVVAYNLLTEPWTAERLRSFFGDRPVSEWFNRTAPRVQSGEIVPDKLDAESALLLMLKDPILIRRPLIEVGDRREVGFDVELLDGWIGLKPVDESLKEVSETLMQQDLQNCAHGHGHGHSEHKHEHGSGSCKH, from the coding sequence ATGGCAAGAATCATTTTTTATGAAAAACCAGGCTGTAGAGGTAGTGTTAAGCAAAAAACTTTACTAACTGCTGCAGGTCATCAAGTTGTAGCTTACAATTTATTGACCGAACCTTGGACGGCGGAACGTTTGCGCTCATTTTTTGGCGATCGCCCCGTGTCTGAATGGTTTAATCGCACTGCTCCACGAGTACAATCCGGAGAGATAGTTCCTGACAAGCTCGATGCTGAAAGCGCTTTGCTACTCATGCTTAAAGACCCTATACTCATTCGTCGTCCTTTGATTGAAGTTGGCGATCGTCGTGAGGTCGGTTTTGATGTGGAACTCCTAGATGGATGGATTGGTTTAAAGCCTGTAGATGAGTCTTTGAAAGAAGTGAGTGAGACTCTCATGCAACAAGACTTGCAAAATTGTGCTCACGGACACGGACACGGACACAGCGAGCACAAACACGAACACGGTTCTGGCTCTTGCAAGCACTAG